In Actinoplanes sp. NBC_00393, a single genomic region encodes these proteins:
- a CDS encoding excinuclease ABC subunit UvrA, whose product MTHIADSHDVIQVRGARENNLRDVSLDVPKRRLTVFTGVSGSGKSSLVFGTIAAESQRMINETYSAFLQSFMGSPARPDVDALHNLSAAIVVDQERMGANARSTLGTATDAYTMLRIIFSRLGSPSAGSALAYSFNAEGMCPNCEGLGKVSTIDIDQLIDRSKSINEGAITVPNFSVDGWYVKAYSESGFFDPDKPITAFTDAELSDFLYKEQIKVKINGINTTYEGLVPKVQRMYLTKERESVQPHIRAFIDRAATFTACPDCGGTRLKPSVLASRIDGKNIAECSAMQVSDLAVFLAGITAPQVGPVVTNLRHTLDSLVEIGLGYLSLDRESATLSGGEAQRVKMVRHLGSSLTDITYVFDEPTVGLHPHDIQRMNGLLLRLRDKGNTVLVVEHKPETIAIADHVVDLGPGAGPGGGRIQFEGTVEGLRSSDSLTGRYLGHRVALKPNFRDKTGVMPIRGATTHNLRGVDVDVPTGVLTVVTGVAGSGKSSLIYGSLPQRDNVVVVDQSAIRGSRRSNPATYTGLLDAVRTAFAKANKVKSSLFSANSEGACPNCKGIGLVYMDLAMMAGVASVCEECEGKRFTAEVLGYKLRGRDISEVLAMPVSEALEFFTEKAARAILDRLAAVGLGYITLGQPLNTLSGGERQRLKLAVHMGGGTVTYLLDEPTTGLHLADVDQLLALLDRLVDAGNTVVVIEHHLAVMAHADWIIDLGPGAGQDGGQVVFTGTPAELVTKSDTLTAEHLRDYVS is encoded by the coding sequence GTGACCCACATCGCAGACAGCCACGATGTCATCCAGGTCCGCGGGGCCCGGGAGAACAATCTTCGCGACGTGTCGCTGGACGTGCCGAAACGCCGGTTGACGGTGTTCACCGGGGTGTCCGGTTCCGGTAAGTCGTCGCTGGTCTTCGGGACCATCGCCGCCGAGTCGCAACGCATGATCAACGAGACGTATTCGGCGTTCCTGCAGTCGTTCATGGGCAGCCCGGCGCGGCCGGACGTCGACGCCCTGCACAATCTCAGCGCCGCGATCGTGGTGGACCAGGAGCGGATGGGCGCGAACGCCCGGTCGACGCTGGGGACCGCGACGGATGCGTACACGATGTTGCGGATCATCTTCAGCCGGCTCGGGTCGCCGAGCGCGGGCAGCGCGCTGGCCTATTCGTTCAACGCCGAGGGCATGTGCCCGAACTGTGAGGGCCTGGGCAAGGTCTCCACGATCGACATCGACCAGCTGATCGACCGGAGCAAGTCGATCAACGAGGGTGCGATCACGGTGCCCAACTTCAGCGTCGACGGCTGGTATGTGAAGGCCTACTCCGAATCCGGGTTCTTCGATCCGGACAAGCCGATCACCGCGTTCACCGACGCCGAGTTGTCTGACTTCCTCTACAAAGAGCAGATCAAAGTCAAGATCAACGGCATCAACACGACGTACGAGGGACTCGTGCCGAAGGTGCAGCGGATGTACCTGACCAAGGAGCGCGAGTCGGTGCAGCCGCACATCCGGGCGTTCATCGACCGGGCCGCCACGTTCACCGCCTGCCCCGACTGCGGCGGCACCCGGCTCAAACCGTCGGTGCTGGCGTCGCGCATCGACGGCAAGAACATCGCCGAGTGCTCCGCCATGCAGGTCAGCGACCTGGCCGTGTTCCTGGCCGGGATCACCGCGCCGCAGGTCGGGCCGGTGGTGACGAACCTGCGGCACACCCTGGACTCGCTCGTCGAGATCGGCCTGGGCTACCTGTCGCTGGACCGCGAGTCGGCGACCCTGTCCGGCGGCGAGGCACAGCGGGTGAAGATGGTGCGGCACCTGGGGTCGAGCCTGACCGACATCACGTACGTGTTCGACGAGCCGACGGTGGGCCTGCACCCGCACGACATCCAGCGGATGAACGGGCTGCTGCTGCGGCTGCGTGACAAGGGCAACACGGTCCTGGTGGTGGAGCACAAGCCGGAGACGATCGCGATCGCCGACCACGTGGTCGATCTGGGGCCGGGCGCCGGGCCGGGCGGCGGCCGGATCCAGTTCGAGGGCACCGTGGAGGGCTTGCGGTCGTCGGACTCGCTGACCGGCCGCTACCTGGGGCACCGCGTCGCTCTGAAGCCGAACTTCCGCGACAAGACGGGCGTGATGCCGATCCGTGGCGCCACCACGCACAACCTGCGCGGCGTCGACGTCGACGTGCCGACCGGGGTGCTGACCGTGGTGACCGGGGTGGCCGGCTCCGGCAAGAGCTCCCTGATCTACGGCTCGCTGCCGCAGCGCGACAACGTCGTCGTGGTCGACCAGTCGGCGATCCGCGGTTCCCGGCGCAGCAACCCGGCCACCTACACCGGCCTGCTCGACGCGGTGCGCACCGCGTTCGCCAAGGCCAACAAGGTGAAGTCGTCGCTGTTCAGCGCCAACTCCGAGGGCGCCTGCCCGAACTGCAAGGGCATCGGCCTGGTCTACATGGACCTGGCGATGATGGCCGGGGTGGCCAGCGTCTGCGAGGAGTGCGAGGGCAAACGGTTCACCGCCGAGGTGCTCGGCTACAAGCTGCGCGGCCGCGACATCAGCGAGGTCCTGGCGATGCCGGTCAGCGAGGCGCTGGAGTTCTTCACCGAGAAGGCGGCCCGGGCCATCCTGGACCGCCTCGCCGCGGTCGGGCTCGGCTACATCACCCTCGGCCAGCCGCTGAACACCCTGTCCGGCGGCGAACGGCAGCGCCTGAAACTGGCCGTGCACATGGGCGGCGGCACGGTGACGTACCTTCTGGACGAGCCGACGACCGGCCTGCACCTGGCCGACGTCGACCAGTTGCTGGCCCTGCTGGACCGCCTGGTCGACGCCGGCAACACGGTCGTGGTGATCGAACATCACCTGGCGGTGATGGCCCACGCCGACTGGATCATCGACCTGGGCCCGGGCGCCGGCCAGGACGGCGGCCAGGTCGTCTTCACCGGTACGCCCGCCGAGCTGGTGACCAAGTCGGACACCCTGACCGCCGAGCACCTGCGCGACTACGTCTCCTGA
- a CDS encoding MerR family transcriptional regulator produces the protein MHEQPLEGPLLGEDGSVGYRGVTACQAVGISYRQLDYWARTTLVVPSVRDASGSGTQRLYSFRDLVVLKVVKRLLDAGVSLQNIRRAIETLRSRGVDDLAEITLISDGTTVYECRSPEEVVDLLQGGQGVFGIAIGGAFKEIQGSLSHLPAEPAVPQPVGADGPAEPNAGDELAARRARRRAG, from the coding sequence GTGCACGAGCAGCCTCTTGAAGGCCCACTCCTCGGCGAGGACGGCTCGGTCGGATATCGCGGGGTGACAGCCTGTCAGGCGGTCGGGATCAGCTACCGGCAACTTGACTACTGGGCGCGCACGACGCTGGTGGTGCCGAGTGTGCGCGACGCGTCGGGTTCCGGGACGCAGCGGCTCTACTCGTTCCGTGACCTGGTGGTTCTCAAGGTCGTGAAGCGTCTGCTGGACGCCGGTGTGTCGTTGCAGAACATCCGCCGGGCGATCGAGACGCTGCGCTCGCGCGGGGTGGACGACCTGGCGGAGATCACGCTGATCTCGGACGGGACCACGGTGTACGAGTGCCGGTCCCCGGAGGAGGTCGTCGACCTGTTGCAGGGTGGTCAGGGCGTGTTCGGGATCGCGATCGGCGGGGCGTTCAAGGAGATTCAGGGTTCGCTGTCGCATCTGCCTGCGGAGCCGGCGGTGCCGCAGCCGGTGGGTGCGGACGGGCCGGCGGAGCCGAACGCGGGCGATGAGCTGGCGGCACGACGGGCCCGGCGTCGCGCGGGATAA
- a CDS encoding bifunctional nuclease family protein yields MRELSVVGVRVELPSNQPIVLLREVDGDRYLPIWIGAVEATAIAYEQQGVKPARPLTHDLLRDILAALKAPLKAVEITELKDNVFYADLLIGENLRVSARPSDSIALALRVGAPIRCADQVLTEAGIVIPDEQEDEVEKFREFLDQVRPEDFAG; encoded by the coding sequence GTGCGCGAGCTGAGCGTGGTCGGGGTCCGGGTGGAGCTGCCCAGCAACCAGCCGATCGTGTTGCTGCGAGAGGTGGATGGCGACCGGTACCTGCCGATTTGGATCGGTGCGGTGGAGGCGACCGCCATTGCGTACGAGCAGCAGGGGGTCAAGCCGGCCCGGCCGCTGACGCACGATCTTCTCCGGGACATCCTCGCGGCGCTGAAGGCGCCGTTGAAGGCGGTGGAGATCACCGAGCTGAAGGACAATGTGTTCTACGCCGATCTGCTGATCGGGGAGAACCTGCGGGTCTCGGCACGGCCGAGTGACTCGATCGCTCTGGCGTTGCGGGTGGGCGCCCCGATCCGGTGTGCCGATCAGGTGCTCACCGAGGCGGGCATCGTGATCCCGGACGAGCAGGAGGACGAGGTGGAGAAGTTCCGCGAGTTCCTCGACCAGGTCCGCCCGGAGGACTTCGCGGGCTAG
- the ftsR gene encoding transcriptional regulator FtsR, whose product MNSSGAAARDSGANPQGGRDGALMSIGEVLAHLRTEFPDTTISKLRFLEAEGLVDPQRTASGYRKYSWNDVARLRFVLTAQRDQYLPLRVIREQLDRMEQEPAVPQRPTLVAVGAQRAADPADSRIPKADLLERTGVEEALLAELEQIGLVTARPPGWYDADAVIIVEAVVGLTRYGLEVRHLRAFKNSSDREVGLFTQLLAPMVRQQDPAARARASDTARELQALSQRLHAALVRSGLRGELGR is encoded by the coding sequence GTGAATTCGTCGGGGGCGGCCGCGCGTGACTCGGGGGCGAACCCTCAGGGCGGGCGTGATGGTGCGCTGATGAGCATCGGGGAGGTGCTGGCCCACCTGCGCACCGAGTTCCCCGACACCACGATCTCGAAGTTGCGGTTCCTGGAGGCGGAGGGTCTGGTCGACCCGCAACGGACCGCTTCCGGGTACCGCAAGTACTCGTGGAACGACGTGGCCCGGCTGCGCTTCGTGCTGACCGCGCAGCGGGATCAGTACCTGCCGCTGCGGGTGATCCGCGAGCAGCTGGACCGGATGGAGCAGGAGCCGGCGGTGCCGCAGCGGCCCACGCTGGTGGCGGTGGGGGCGCAGCGGGCCGCCGATCCGGCGGACAGCCGGATCCCGAAGGCGGATCTGCTGGAACGTACCGGTGTGGAAGAGGCGCTGCTGGCCGAGCTGGAGCAGATCGGCCTGGTCACCGCCCGCCCGCCGGGCTGGTACGACGCGGACGCGGTGATCATCGTGGAGGCGGTGGTGGGGCTGACCCGCTACGGCCTGGAGGTGCGTCACCTGCGGGCGTTCAAGAACTCGTCGGACCGTGAGGTGGGCCTGTTCACACAATTGCTGGCGCCGATGGTGCGCCAGCAGGACCCGGCGGCCCGGGCCCGGGCGAGCGACACGGCGCGTGAGCTGCAGGCGCTGTCACAGCGGCTGCACGCGGCGCTGGTGCGCTCCGGTCTGCGCGGCGAACTGGGTCGCTGA
- the odhI gene encoding oxoglutarate dehydrogenase inhibitor Odhl yields the protein MTRPDDEFPPLDVTSTLNLGALDEVLEGPETDVVPSRMSGSLPPGMALLVVRRGPNAGARFLLDHDVTTSGRHPDSDIFLDDVTVSRRHAEFHRDGGTFTVRDVGSLNGTYVNRERVEAATLSNGDEVQIGKFRLVFIAGPRPEGEGRA from the coding sequence ATGACGCGCCCAGACGACGAGTTTCCCCCACTCGACGTCACGTCCACGCTGAACCTTGGCGCCCTTGACGAGGTGCTCGAGGGACCAGAGACCGACGTGGTGCCCAGCCGGATGTCCGGCTCCCTGCCGCCGGGTATGGCCCTGCTGGTCGTGCGCCGCGGCCCGAACGCGGGCGCGCGGTTCCTGCTCGATCACGACGTGACGACCAGCGGCCGGCACCCGGACAGTGACATCTTCCTCGACGACGTGACGGTTTCGCGCCGCCACGCCGAGTTCCACCGCGACGGCGGCACGTTCACCGTTCGCGACGTCGGTTCGCTCAACGGTACGTATGTGAACCGGGAAAGGGTTGAAGCCGCGACCCTGAGCAACGGTGACGAGGTCCAGATCGGCAAGTTCCGTCTGGTCTTCATCGCCGGTCCGCGGCCGGAGGGCGAGGGCCGGGCGTGA
- the gcvH gene encoding glycine cleavage system protein GcvH yields MIPEDLRYTAEHEWIAGDGSGPVRVGITHFAQDALGDIVFVDLPEEGTVVQAGDSLGEIESTKSVSEIYAPISGTVVAKNATLADEPEIINGEPYAAGWLVEIAPDDPAALDSLLDAAAYRAITES; encoded by the coding sequence TTGATTCCTGAGGATCTGCGGTACACCGCGGAACACGAGTGGATCGCCGGTGACGGCAGCGGCCCGGTGCGGGTGGGCATCACCCACTTCGCGCAGGACGCGCTCGGCGACATCGTCTTCGTGGATCTGCCCGAGGAGGGCACGGTCGTGCAGGCGGGTGACTCGCTGGGTGAGATCGAGTCGACCAAGAGCGTCTCGGAGATCTACGCGCCGATTTCCGGCACGGTGGTGGCGAAGAACGCGACTCTGGCCGATGAGCCGGAAATCATCAACGGCGAGCCGTACGCGGCGGGCTGGCTGGTGGAGATCGCTCCGGATGATCCGGCGGCGCTCGATTCCCTGCTGGACGCGGCGGCGTACCGGGCCATCACCGAGAGCTGA
- a CDS encoding DUF881 domain-containing protein, translating to MAERDETGVEPAVDDEPTVSLDEEPRSGDGTEKSDLDQPEREKPERERPEPENPEPENPEPEQPPAPPKKIIRRPAPAGTLIWVLLALLGFTLVVQLRSNDTDQGLASARQEDLVRILSDLEAQDSRLLADIQNLEAIRQQLSSGVQRREVALAEANKRSQELGLLAGTVPGHGPGLEIGLDKVRASAVLNAVQELRGARGEVMQLNGANGQAVRIVASSYFVDASGGGIIADGVHLTGPFRLLVIGQPETMRTALQIPGGVVASVQNDGGSVTMDSRSLVEVTAVRKAAALQYARPVS from the coding sequence ATGGCTGAGCGTGACGAGACCGGCGTGGAGCCGGCTGTGGATGACGAACCGACGGTGTCGCTCGACGAGGAACCTCGATCGGGTGACGGCACCGAAAAAAGTGATCTTGATCAACCGGAGCGGGAGAAACCGGAGCGGGAGAGGCCGGAGCCGGAGAACCCGGAGCCCGAGAATCCGGAGCCGGAGCAGCCCCCCGCGCCGCCCAAGAAGATCATCCGCCGGCCGGCGCCGGCCGGCACGCTGATCTGGGTGCTGCTGGCGTTGCTGGGCTTCACGCTGGTGGTGCAGCTGCGCAGCAACGACACCGACCAGGGCCTGGCCAGCGCACGCCAGGAGGACCTGGTGCGGATCCTGAGCGATCTGGAGGCGCAGGACAGCCGTCTGCTGGCCGACATCCAGAACCTGGAGGCGATCCGTCAGCAGCTGTCGTCGGGTGTGCAGCGCCGCGAGGTGGCGCTCGCCGAGGCGAACAAGCGCAGCCAGGAGCTGGGCCTGCTGGCGGGCACGGTGCCCGGCCACGGGCCGGGCCTGGAGATAGGCCTGGACAAGGTACGCGCCTCGGCGGTGCTGAACGCCGTGCAGGAGCTGCGCGGCGCCCGTGGCGAGGTGATGCAGCTCAACGGCGCGAACGGGCAGGCGGTGCGAATCGTGGCGTCGAGCTATTTCGTGGACGCCTCCGGTGGCGGGATCATTGCGGACGGTGTGCATCTGACGGGCCCGTTCCGCCTTCTGGTGATCGGTCAGCCGGAGACGATGCGTACGGCGCTGCAGATCCCGGGCGGGGTGGTCGCGTCGGTGCAGAACGACGGCGGTAGCGTGACCATGGACTCGCGTTCCCTGGTCGAAGTGACCGCGGTGCGTAAGGCGGCAGCCTTGCAGTATGCGCGTCCGGTTTCGTGA
- a CDS encoding small basic family protein, translated as MIAVLALLAGVLLGIVFNPSVPPELVPYLPIAVVAALDAVFGGVRAKLDGIFDDKQFVVSFISNVLVSAFIVYVGDQLGVGGQLSTGVVVVLGVRIFGNVAAIRRHLFRA; from the coding sequence ATGATCGCCGTACTCGCTCTGCTGGCCGGTGTGCTGCTGGGCATCGTGTTCAATCCGTCGGTGCCGCCGGAACTGGTGCCGTATCTGCCGATCGCGGTGGTGGCGGCGCTGGACGCGGTGTTCGGTGGCGTACGCGCGAAGCTGGACGGCATTTTCGACGACAAGCAGTTCGTCGTGTCGTTCATCTCGAACGTGCTGGTGTCGGCGTTCATCGTGTACGTGGGCGACCAGCTGGGGGTGGGTGGCCAGTTGTCGACCGGTGTGGTGGTCGTGCTCGGCGTGCGGATCTTCGGTAATGTCGCGGCGATCCGCAGGCACCTCTTCCGGGCTTAG
- a CDS encoding DUF881 domain-containing protein produces the protein MTVPDPDGGSGKRTFGPDFLTELFRNPLDPGYADAAARRAESGGRTGVRKQAARGSAAVVLLLIGFLFVLAYRQTVADEPARTQARQELAEQVQRRRDGTEELQARADALADEVAELRERELSDAAVARLRDLEAASGLATVRGSGVQVTVGDGPTSVDPVTGERRSDSRVKDTDLQLAANALWSSGAEAIAINGERLTATSTIRQAGEAILVDVRPVTTPYEVVAIGPDDLTDDFRNGYAGQFFEKLSARYGMSFEVTEVKNVTLDGAAELKLRAAVPSTAPPAPSGSSGPSMSESPASEGGR, from the coding sequence GTGACGGTTCCGGATCCGGACGGTGGGTCGGGCAAACGGACGTTCGGTCCGGACTTCCTGACTGAGCTGTTCCGTAATCCGCTCGATCCGGGCTATGCGGACGCGGCGGCCCGGCGGGCCGAGTCGGGCGGGCGCACCGGGGTGCGCAAGCAGGCGGCGCGGGGTTCGGCGGCGGTGGTGCTGCTGCTGATCGGGTTTCTGTTCGTGTTGGCGTACCGGCAGACGGTGGCCGACGAGCCGGCCCGGACGCAGGCGCGGCAGGAGCTGGCCGAGCAGGTGCAGCGGCGCCGGGACGGGACCGAGGAGTTGCAGGCGCGGGCGGATGCGCTGGCCGACGAGGTGGCCGAGCTGCGCGAGCGGGAGCTCAGCGACGCTGCGGTGGCGCGGCTGCGGGATCTGGAGGCGGCGTCCGGGCTGGCGACGGTACGCGGTTCGGGCGTGCAGGTCACGGTGGGTGACGGGCCGACGTCGGTGGACCCGGTGACGGGGGAGCGGCGTTCGGACAGCCGGGTCAAGGACACCGACCTGCAGCTGGCGGCCAACGCGCTGTGGTCCTCGGGCGCGGAGGCGATCGCGATCAACGGGGAGCGGCTGACCGCGACGTCGACGATCCGCCAGGCGGGTGAGGCGATCCTGGTCGATGTGCGGCCGGTGACCACGCCGTACGAGGTGGTGGCGATCGGCCCCGATGACCTGACGGACGATTTCCGCAACGGTTATGCCGGTCAGTTCTTCGAGAAGTTGTCCGCGCGGTACGGGATGTCGTTCGAGGTGACCGAGGTGAAGAACGTGACTCTGGACGGGGCGGCCGAGCTGAAGCTGCGGGCCGCTGTGCCGAGTACTGCCCCGCCCGCGCCGTCGGGCTCGTCCGGGCCTTCGATGTCGGAGAGCCCTGCTTCGGAAGGCGGCCGATGA
- a CDS encoding CDP-alcohol phosphatidyltransferase family protein produces the protein MSQQPAPSIETSNRIWTIPNVISFVRLLGVPLFLYLLLVTENDVAAVIVLAVGGSTDWVDGYVARRMNSVSRLGELLDPFADRLYILATLIGFTVREVVPWWLTGALLLRELVLGVTLLVLRRHGFGPPPVHYVGKTGTFVLLAAFPVILLAKAVPSIAWWASPVGWGLAWWALGLYWAAAALYLVQASRMLKADRAGEAVAP, from the coding sequence ATGTCGCAGCAGCCTGCGCCGTCCATCGAGACCTCGAACCGCATCTGGACGATCCCCAATGTGATCAGCTTCGTGCGGCTGCTCGGTGTGCCGCTCTTCCTCTACCTGTTGCTGGTCACCGAGAACGACGTCGCCGCGGTGATCGTGCTCGCGGTGGGCGGGTCCACCGACTGGGTGGACGGCTATGTGGCGCGCCGGATGAATTCGGTGAGCCGGCTCGGGGAGTTGTTGGATCCGTTCGCGGACCGGCTGTACATCCTGGCGACGCTGATCGGTTTCACCGTGCGTGAGGTGGTGCCGTGGTGGCTGACCGGGGCGCTGCTGCTGCGTGAGCTGGTGCTCGGGGTGACGCTGCTGGTGCTGCGCCGGCACGGGTTCGGTCCGCCGCCGGTGCACTACGTCGGTAAGACCGGGACGTTTGTGCTGCTGGCGGCGTTCCCGGTGATTCTGCTGGCGAAGGCGGTGCCGTCGATCGCGTGGTGGGCGAGCCCGGTGGGCTGGGGTCTCGCGTGGTGGGCGCTGGGTCTGTACTGGGCGGCTGCCGCGCTGTATCTGGTGCAGGCGTCCCGGATGTTGAAGGCTGACCGGGCCGGCGAGGCGGTTGCGCCGTGA
- a CDS encoding AraC family transcriptional regulator, which yields MHATTQSIRDVDEARDFLSRHFYAVGVDVLAPVPGWKATFAVAGDLPVTLGDLRFGVDVRVSAGELGAYHVNLPLSGGLTWHQGSGEPRRASVRSAAVFQPVGETIVDRWDGDCRMIAVKLGRRELENQLAAMLDRPVRGPLDLGPALDVTNGTGAAWARLARMIAADASTEDGLVAHPLVGSRLRESLVTGLLLATGHQYRDQLDRQRPVLAAPGAVRRVIEAMRAQPGRPFTVADLAAIAGVGIRSLQQSFRRYAGMPPMAYLRQLRLGMVHEELRQAPPGTTVTQIAYRYGFTHAGRFAAAYRARYGEPPTDTLRR from the coding sequence GTGCATGCGACGACTCAATCGATCCGGGATGTGGACGAGGCACGGGACTTCCTGTCGCGACACTTCTACGCGGTCGGTGTGGACGTGCTTGCGCCGGTTCCGGGCTGGAAAGCCACCTTCGCCGTCGCCGGGGATCTGCCGGTGACGCTGGGCGATCTGCGGTTCGGTGTGGACGTTCGGGTCAGCGCCGGCGAGCTGGGCGCCTACCACGTGAACCTCCCGCTCAGCGGCGGCCTGACCTGGCATCAGGGCAGCGGCGAGCCGCGCCGGGCTTCGGTACGCAGCGCGGCCGTGTTCCAGCCGGTAGGCGAAACGATCGTGGACCGCTGGGACGGCGACTGCCGGATGATCGCCGTGAAGCTCGGCCGCCGGGAACTCGAGAACCAGCTCGCCGCGATGCTGGACCGCCCGGTGCGCGGGCCCCTCGACCTCGGCCCGGCCCTCGACGTGACCAACGGAACCGGCGCCGCCTGGGCCCGCCTGGCCCGCATGATCGCCGCCGACGCGAGCACCGAGGACGGCCTGGTCGCGCACCCGCTGGTCGGCTCCCGGCTGCGGGAGAGCCTGGTCACCGGCCTGTTGCTGGCCACCGGCCACCAGTACCGCGATCAGCTCGACCGACAGCGCCCGGTTCTGGCCGCTCCCGGCGCGGTCCGGCGGGTGATCGAGGCGATGCGCGCGCAGCCGGGCCGTCCGTTCACCGTGGCCGATCTGGCCGCCATCGCCGGCGTCGGCATCCGGTCACTGCAGCAGAGTTTCCGCCGGTACGCCGGGATGCCACCGATGGCCTACCTGAGGCAGTTGCGTCTGGGCATGGTTCACGAGGAGTTACGCCAGGCCCCGCCCGGCACGACCGTAACCCAGATCGCCTACCGCTACGGTTTCACGCACGCCGGCCGATTCGCCGCCGCCTACCGCGCCCGCTACGGCGAGCCCCCCACCGACACCCTCCGCCGTTAA
- a CDS encoding vWA domain-containing protein, with product MSGGRFRYGAWRDGPDPLAPPYDVRGAVDEMGERVLAGESLRDALRDLIRRGPRDGRGLDALRERARRLRRDALRRGNLDGAVTRARQMLDQALAAERDALAARDDDAARFNEAVLDSLPRSVSQAVSELSDYHWASDEARAIYQQILDGLRQEVVSQRFAGMRQALQQGDFSDISEMLGDLNDLLARHARGEDTNDAFRDFMAKHGQFFPDNPRNVDELIDSLARQAAAAERLMRSLSPQQREELERLMEQALGDGPLRGRLAQLTDNLRALRPGLNWGRGERVRGPGDLGYGDAAAALGEIADLDELIEQLDQDHPGATLDDVDVESVERQLGRGAADDLRRLRELERELRRQGWVQRDADGLTLSPKALRRLGQTALSQIFHDIAGKRGEHDMRDAGAAGDLIGSSRRWEFGDDQPLDVVRTIGNAVRRRAASGNVATLPVRLEPDDFEVAETERRASAAVALCVDLSYSMYADGRWGPMKQTALALSHLVATKFPQDALQIVGFGKYAQTLSQGELAAIEPTIEKGTNLQHALKLAGRHLRRHPGAEPVVLVVTDGEPTAHLEDDGEAIFWWPPLTETIQATVREVDQLTRYGATLNVFMLGEDPGLRRFVGAVAKRNGGRVFSPDAEDLGRYVIDDYVRARRGRR from the coding sequence ATGAGCGGCGGCCGGTTCCGTTACGGGGCGTGGCGCGACGGGCCGGATCCGCTCGCGCCGCCCTACGACGTGCGCGGCGCTGTCGACGAAATGGGGGAGCGGGTCCTCGCCGGCGAGAGCCTGCGGGACGCGCTGCGTGACCTGATCCGGCGTGGCCCGCGCGACGGCCGCGGGCTCGATGCGCTGCGCGAGCGAGCTCGGCGGCTGCGGCGGGACGCGCTGCGCCGGGGCAACCTGGACGGTGCGGTCACCCGGGCCCGGCAGATGCTCGACCAGGCCCTCGCCGCGGAGCGCGATGCGCTGGCCGCTCGGGACGATGACGCCGCCCGGTTCAACGAGGCGGTTCTGGACAGTCTGCCCCGCTCGGTGTCGCAGGCGGTGTCCGAGCTCTCCGATTACCACTGGGCCTCCGACGAGGCCCGGGCCATCTACCAGCAGATCCTCGACGGCCTCCGGCAAGAGGTGGTCTCGCAGCGGTTCGCCGGCATGCGACAGGCGCTCCAGCAAGGCGACTTCTCCGACATTTCGGAAATGTTGGGGGATCTGAATGACCTGCTGGCGCGGCACGCCCGCGGCGAGGACACGAACGACGCCTTCCGCGACTTCATGGCCAAGCACGGCCAGTTCTTCCCGGACAATCCACGCAACGTCGACGAGCTGATCGACTCCCTGGCCCGTCAGGCGGCCGCCGCCGAGCGACTGATGCGCTCACTCAGCCCGCAGCAGCGCGAAGAGCTGGAACGCCTGATGGAACAGGCGCTCGGCGACGGCCCGTTGCGCGGCCGGCTCGCCCAGCTCACCGACAACCTGCGGGCCCTGCGCCCCGGCCTCAACTGGGGCCGCGGCGAACGGGTACGCGGCCCCGGCGACCTTGGATACGGCGACGCGGCCGCCGCGCTCGGGGAGATCGCCGACCTGGACGAGCTGATCGAACAGCTCGACCAGGACCACCCCGGCGCCACCCTCGACGACGTCGACGTCGAGTCGGTGGAACGCCAACTCGGCCGCGGCGCCGCCGACGACCTGCGCCGGCTCCGCGAACTGGAACGCGAATTGCGCCGCCAAGGCTGGGTGCAACGCGACGCCGACGGCCTCACCCTCTCCCCGAAAGCACTGCGCAGGCTGGGCCAGACCGCCCTGTCGCAGATCTTCCACGACATCGCCGGCAAACGCGGCGAACACGACATGCGCGACGCCGGCGCCGCCGGCGACCTGATCGGTTCGTCGCGGCGCTGGGAGTTCGGCGACGACCAGCCCCTCGATGTGGTCCGCACGATCGGCAACGCAGTCCGGCGCCGGGCCGCATCCGGCAACGTCGCCACCCTCCCGGTACGCCTGGAGCCCGACGATTTCGAAGTAGCAGAAACTGAACGCCGCGCCTCAGCCGCCGTGGCGCTCTGCGTCGACCTGTCCTACTCGATGTACGCGGACGGCCGCTGGGGCCCGATGAAACAGACCGCCCTGGCCCTGTCACACCTGGTGGCGACGAAGTTCCCGCAGGACGCGCTGCAGATCGTCGGCTTCGGCAAGTATGCGCAGACGCTCTCCCAGGGCGAGCTGGCCGCCATCGAGCCGACCATCGAGAAGGGCACCAACCTGCAGCACGCCCTCAAGCTGGCCGGCCGCCACCTGCGACGGCACCCCGGCGCCGAGCCGGTGGTCCTGGTGGTCACCGACGGCGAGCCGACCGCCCACCTGGAGGACGACGGCGAGGCGATCTTCTGGTGGCCCCCGCTGACCGAGACCATCCAGGCCACAGTCCGCGAGGTCGACCAGCTGACCCGCTACGGCGCCACCCTCAACGTCTTCATGCTCGGCGAGGACCCCGGCCTACGCCGCTTCGTCGGCGCAGTCGCCAAACGAAACGGCGGCCGCGTCTTCAGCCCCGACGCGGAGGACCTGGGCCGCTACGTGATCGACGACTACGTCCGAGCCCGCCGCGGCCGCCGCTGA